DNA from Immundisolibacter sp.:
CGGCGTGCGTATTGGCACGGTGTCGCCTTCCGGGACCAGGGCCCGCAAAAAAATGCCGGCGCGGTCGGCCAGCAGTTCGCTGGCGACCTTGGACGATTCCACCTCGGCGATGGTCTCGCCGTCGCTGACCGGGTCGCCTGGCGCTTTCAGCCAGCGCGTGACCTGGCCATCCTGCATGCCCATGGACCACTGGGGCAGTAGTACCTCGTGTGCCAAGCGCTTTAGTCCTGAACCAGCGCCAGGGCCGCGTCGACAATCTGCGCCGTGTCCGGGTAGAAGCCTTTTTCGAGTGCCGGCGAGAACGGTATCTGCATGTCCGGTGCGGTCAGGCGCTTCAGGGGCGCGCGCAGCGACCAGAAGCCGTCCTCGGCGATGGTGGCGAGGATTTCTCCCGCCACCCCGCAGCTGCGGTGGCCCACGTCCACCACCAGCGCGCGGCCGGTCTTGGCGACCGAGGCCAGAATCGTGGCCCGACCCAGTGGCACCAATGTACGCGGGTCGATGACCTCGACCGAGATGCCCTGTTTCGCCAGCGTGTCGGCGGCAGCCAGCGCTTCGCGTACCCGCGAGCCGATGGCGACGATGGTCAGGTCGCTGCCCTCGCGGCGAACGGCCGCCTGACCGAACGGGATCAGGTAATCGTCCTCGGGCACTTCGCCGCGGCTGCCCCACAGGGCGCCGTCCTCGAACATGAGCACCGGGTCGTCGTCGCGGATGGCGCTCTTGAGCAGACCCTTGGCGTCGTGTGGCGTGCTCGGCACGGCGATCTTCAGGCCCGGCACCTGCATGAACATGGCGTAGTTGCGGTCCGAGTGCTGGGCCGCCAGGCCGCCGTTGTAGAACAGCGCGGCGCGAAACACCGCCGGCACGTGCGCTTGCCCGCCGTACATATAGGCGGTCTTGGCGGCGATGCTGACCAGCTGGTCCATGGCCAGGTACATGAACGAGGCGATGGTGAAATCGACGATCGGCCGCATGCCGACCAGCGCGGCGCCGATGGCCACGCCAGTGAAGCCCGACTCGCTGATCGGTGTGTCGCGCACCCGGTCCAGGCCAAAGCGCTCGGCCAGACCCCCGGTGCTGCCGTAAACGTTGAAGGACACGTCCTCGCCCAGGATGAACACGCGCTCATCGCGCGCCATTTCCTGTTCCTGCGCCTCGCGGATGGCCTCCAGAAACGTTAGCTCACGCATGGTCGAAACCCGCGATTGGCGTGCGGTACAGGCCACGGTGGGCCTCGGCCGGGTCCGGCCAGGGGCTTTGTTCGGCAAATTCGAGCGCGCTGGCCACCTCAGCGCTGATGGCCTGTTCGATGTCAGCCAACAGGGCCGCGTCGGCGATGCCGGCCTCCGCCAAATGTCCGGCGAACAGCGGCAGCGGATCGCGCGCCTGCCAGGCGGCCAGCTCGGCCGGGTCGCGGTAGGTGATGTTGTTGTAGAGCGGGCCTTCGGAGTGGTGCGGGTAGCGGTAGGTCTTGGCTTCGATCAGGGTCGGGCCGGCGCCGTCCCGCGCCCGCTGCGCCGCGTTTTGCACGGCCGCGTACACCACCCGCGCGTCCTGACCGTCGACAATTTCGCCGGGGATGCCGTAGGCCACCGCCCGGGTGGCTACGTCCGGTACCCGGCTGACACGGCTGAAGGCCGTGGTCACGCCGTAGCTGTTGTTCTCGCACAGGAACACCACCGGCACCTGCCAGGCGCTGGCCATGTTGAGGGCTTCGTGGAAATAGCCCTCGTTCGACGCGCCGTCGCCGAAAAAACACAAACATACGCGGCCGTTGCCCTGCATCCTGGCACCCAGCGCGGCGCCGACCGCGACCGGCAAGCCGCTGCCGACGATGCTGCTCTCGCCCAGACTGCCGACCGAAAAATCGGCCAGGTGCATCGACCCACCCTTGCCACCGTTGACGCCGGTGGCCTTGCCCAGAATCTCCGCCAGCAACGGGCCCATGGCCGCCCCCTTGCCGATGGGGTGGCCGTGTGAGCGGTGGTTGCCGACCATGTAATCGTCGCCGGCCAGGGCCATGCAGGCGCCGACCACTTCGGCCTCCTGGCCGATCGACAGGTGCACCGAACCGGGAATGCGGCCGCGATCAAACAGTGTCTTGACGGTCTCGTCGAAGCGTCGGATGCGCAGCATGCGCCGGTACATTTCGAGCTGTGTGGCGGGATCGGGCGTGGACATGGCGGTCATGCCTTCCGGGTGAGGTGCGAGTTATCAATTCGGCCCAGGAATTTCGTCGCTCCCGCAACAGCGGGAGCCTAGCAAAACGCCTGGATTCCCGCGTTCGCGGGAATGACGACACCAGGGAATTGAGGGGCTGCCTTGATAACTCAATGCACGCCCATGCCGCCGTCGCAGTTGATGGTCTGGGCGGTGATGAAATCACTCGCGGACGAGCACAGAAACACCACGGTGCCGACCAGGTCGTCCGGTTGCTCGCGCCGCTTCAGGCACTGCGCGGCCAGGATGCCGGTCCACATGTCGCCGGCGATCGGTGCTTCGGCCACGCCTGGGGTTTCCGTCAGTCCCGGCGCGATCACGTTGACCTGGATGTCGAACTCGCCAAGCTCGCGAGCCAGCGAGCGGGTCATGCCGATGGCCGCCGCCTTGGTGGCGACGTAAGCGCTGAGCATGGGCGGCGGGGTGTGAAAGGTGGCCGAGCTGATGTTGATGATCTTGCCGCGGCGGCGGGCCTTCATGTCCGGCACCACGGCGCGGATGCAGTGAAATGCGCCGAATACGTTGATCCTGAAGATGCGTTCCAGGAAGGCCGCATCGGTCTGCTCGACCGGACCGAACGGGTAAATGCCGGCGTTGTTGATGAGCCCGTCGATGGGGCCCAGCTGCGACTTGATGTCGGCCGCGCAGCGCGCGACCGCCGTCTCGTCAGTCACGTCGCAGATGAAACCGGCCGCCTTGCCACCGGCGCCGCGTATGGCCGCGACGGCGTCTTCGACACCCGCAATGTCGCTCACGGCGACCGCCGCGCCTTCCCGCGCCAGTCCCTCGGCATAGGCCCGGCCCAGGCCGCGCCCGGCGCCGGTGACCCAGATCACCCGTCCGTCCAGTTGCTTACTCATGGTTGCACCTGCGGGTTGGGATTGGTTGTCATCGCTCTCCTCCATGCATGAACGGTCGTGAGTGATTCAGGCGCGGGAAATCTCGCATTGATAGGGCGGCAGGTAAAGCGCGGGTCGGGCACTTGCACGTCCAACCCGCGGTTGACTGCCGCCGATCAGACCCCGGCCGCGGCGTGTGCGCGCGCCGCCAGCACCAGGTTCAGGCAGTTGACGTAGGCCTTGGCCGACGCGATTACGATGTCCGTGTGGGAGCCCGAGCCGTTGACTGCCATGCCGTCGCGCGCCAGGCGCACGCTGACTTCGCCCTGGGCGTCGGTGCCGGAGGTAATGCTTTGCACCGAGTACAGCTGCAGTTCGGCGCCGGAGTGGACGATGGCCTCGATGGCCTTGAACGTCGCATCCACCGAGCCGTCACCCTCCTCGGTGGCGGAGTGTTCCTTGCCGTCCATCACCAGGGTGACGCTGGCCTGCGGCGTCTCGCCAATCTCCGCGTAGACCTTCATGCCTACCAGCTTGATGCGCTCGTTGGCCTGGCTCAGGTCCATGTCGGTGACCA
Protein-coding regions in this window:
- a CDS encoding alpha-ketoacid dehydrogenase subunit beta; translation: MRELTFLEAIREAQEQEMARDERVFILGEDVSFNVYGSTGGLAERFGLDRVRDTPISESGFTGVAIGAALVGMRPIVDFTIASFMYLAMDQLVSIAAKTAYMYGGQAHVPAVFRAALFYNGGLAAQHSDRNYAMFMQVPGLKIAVPSTPHDAKGLLKSAIRDDDPVLMFEDGALWGSRGEVPEDDYLIPFGQAAVRREGSDLTIVAIGSRVREALAAADTLAKQGISVEVIDPRTLVPLGRATILASVAKTGRALVVDVGHRSCGVAGEILATIAEDGFWSLRAPLKRLTAPDMQIPFSPALEKGFYPDTAQIVDAALALVQD
- a CDS encoding thiamine pyrophosphate-dependent dehydrogenase E1 component subunit alpha — protein: MSTPDPATQLEMYRRMLRIRRFDETVKTLFDRGRIPGSVHLSIGQEAEVVGACMALAGDDYMVGNHRSHGHPIGKGAAMGPLLAEILGKATGVNGGKGGSMHLADFSVGSLGESSIVGSGLPVAVGAALGARMQGNGRVCLCFFGDGASNEGYFHEALNMASAWQVPVVFLCENNSYGVTTAFSRVSRVPDVATRAVAYGIPGEIVDGQDARVVYAAVQNAAQRARDGAGPTLIEAKTYRYPHHSEGPLYNNITYRDPAELAAWQARDPLPLFAGHLAEAGIADAALLADIEQAISAEVASALEFAEQSPWPDPAEAHRGLYRTPIAGFDHA
- a CDS encoding SDR family NAD(P)-dependent oxidoreductase, whose translation is MSKQLDGRVIWVTGAGRGLGRAYAEGLAREGAAVAVSDIAGVEDAVAAIRGAGGKAAGFICDVTDETAVARCAADIKSQLGPIDGLINNAGIYPFGPVEQTDAAFLERIFRINVFGAFHCIRAVVPDMKARRRGKIINISSATFHTPPPMLSAYVATKAAAIGMTRSLARELGEFDIQVNVIAPGLTETPGVAEAPIAGDMWTGILAAQCLKRREQPDDLVGTVVFLCSSASDFITAQTINCDGGMGVH